In a single window of the Ruminococcus albus 7 = DSM 20455 genome:
- a CDS encoding GNAT family N-acetyltransferase: MTEVQLIPLEPSDREQFIKDNQEAFNYGALEEFGQRDDHFEEDGEIISRDTISHSIDEGTAFRIMKDNKPVGGVVIRTEYDHGELELLFVSPSVHSKGIGYVTWCEIEKKHPEVTVWETVTPYFEKRNIHFYINRCGFHIVEYFNEHHCAPDDTEGELFDMFRFEKILPSTPESIEAQIRRIIYYEDIMKQAKEGSDELVKSLSVYYGSDAWKRDYAADEAGLLPKELKRGVLSEDGIYNLLDE, from the coding sequence ATGACAGAAGTACAGCTCATACCGCTTGAACCGTCTGACAGAGAGCAATTCATAAAGGACAATCAGGAAGCCTTCAATTATGGTGCTCTCGAAGAATTCGGTCAACGTGACGATCATTTTGAAGAAGACGGCGAGATCATTTCCCGTGATACGATTTCACATTCAATCGACGAAGGAACAGCATTCCGGATCATGAAGGACAATAAACCTGTCGGCGGAGTTGTGATCAGAACCGAATACGATCATGGAGAGCTGGAACTGCTCTTTGTGTCCCCTTCTGTTCACAGCAAAGGAATCGGATATGTGACGTGGTGTGAGATCGAAAAAAAGCATCCTGAGGTCACAGTCTGGGAAACTGTCACCCCTTATTTTGAAAAACGTAATATCCATTTCTATATCAATCGCTGCGGATTCCATATTGTCGAATATTTTAATGAACATCACTGTGCGCCGGATGATACAGAAGGCGAATTATTTGATATGTTCCGCTTTGAAAAAATACTGCCTTCAACACCGGAATCCATAGAGGCACAGATCAGGCGTATCATTTATTATGAAGATATTATGAAGCAGGCAAAAGAAGGTTCAGATGAGCTAGTGAAATCATTGTCTGTGTATTATGGCAGCGATGCATGGAAACGAGACTATGCAGCCGATGAAGCCGGACTTCTACCAAAAGAACTGAAACGTGGAGTTCTTTCAGAGGACGGCATATATAATCTGCTAGATGAATAA
- a CDS encoding LacI family DNA-binding transcriptional regulator, whose amino-acid sequence MKKPVTLIDIAKACNTSNVTVSKALADKSGVSDELRAKIKQVAEEMGYVPSKTVTSRKKSNIGVLIPEKYVGLSGSFYWTLYNSLVQRLKRENLYCVIENLEYKDEEKLILPNIVTDRKISALISLGEISHVYAQKLSENVEHLILLDYYVPGLKVDSIVTNGYNGGYKLANYLISLGHRRIGFIGSKKATSSIFDRYMGYMKALIEHDLEIRDDWIIDDRDKYSDPIDLVFPKDMPTAFVCNCDEVAFQTIKQLREHGYSVPDDVSVVGYDNYLISEVSDPTITTISIDAEYMAELTVNTLIQRLNDPSTIYRMRTIEGDLVIKNSVLPLNR is encoded by the coding sequence GTGAAAAAACCCGTTACATTGATCGATATCGCTAAAGCCTGCAACACCAGCAACGTTACTGTTTCAAAAGCCCTTGCTGATAAAAGTGGAGTTAGTGATGAACTCAGAGCAAAGATCAAACAAGTGGCAGAAGAAATGGGCTATGTTCCATCCAAAACCGTAACATCACGTAAGAAGAGCAATATCGGAGTTCTTATTCCCGAAAAGTATGTTGGGCTCAGCGGTTCTTTCTACTGGACACTGTATAACAGCCTTGTCCAGAGATTGAAAAGAGAGAATCTATACTGTGTTATAGAAAATCTTGAGTACAAAGACGAAGAAAAACTGATACTGCCTAATATTGTTACTGACCGAAAGATATCTGCGCTCATATCTCTCGGTGAGATATCTCATGTTTATGCACAGAAGCTTTCTGAAAATGTAGAACATCTGATCCTGCTTGATTATTATGTACCAGGTCTGAAGGTTGATTCGATCGTTACAAATGGCTATAATGGTGGATATAAGCTTGCAAATTATTTAATCAGCTTAGGGCACAGACGAATAGGCTTTATCGGTTCCAAAAAAGCTACATCCAGTATATTTGACAGATATATGGGTTATATGAAAGCGCTTATAGAACATGATCTGGAAATACGTGATGATTGGATAATAGATGACAGGGATAAGTATTCCGATCCGATCGATCTTGTATTCCCGAAGGATATGCCAACTGCTTTTGTATGCAACTGTGATGAAGTGGCATTCCAGACTATCAAACAGCTGAGGGAACATGGTTATTCTGTTCCTGATGATGTATCTGTTGTGGGATATGACAACTATCTTATCTCTGAAGTCAGTGATCCCACTATTACAACTATCAGTATTGATGCGGAATATATGGCGGAGCTGACTGTAAACACTCTGATCCAGCGTCTTAATGATCCAAGTACCATCTATCGAATGCGTACGATTGAAGGTGACCTTGTTATCAAAAATTCAGTTCTCCCGCTGAACAGATAA
- a CDS encoding C-GCAxxG-C-C family protein has protein sequence MGNKSEQAIYNHKNGHTCSGAIMCAFADEANMTSEQARKDSMPYAGGKMGKCGAVLAAEHILRMMFSGKEASEKIDELEARFMRMNSSVICRELKGLDTGKVLRNCRGCVSDAAVILEDLIGN, from the coding sequence ATGGGTAATAAAAGTGAACAGGCAATATATAACCATAAAAACGGTCATACTTGTTCGGGCGCGATAATGTGTGCTTTTGCAGATGAAGCAAACATGACTTCTGAACAAGCTCGGAAAGATTCAATGCCCTATGCCGGAGGTAAAATGGGAAAATGTGGTGCTGTGCTTGCAGCTGAGCATATTCTGAGAATGATGTTTAGTGGGAAAGAAGCATCAGAAAAGATAGATGAACTTGAAGCTAGATTTATGCGTATGAACTCCTCTGTAATATGCCGTGAGTTGAAAGGGTTAGATACCGGTAAAGTCCTGCGAAATTGCCGCGGCTGTGTTTCAGATGCAGCTGTCATACTTGAAGATCTGATAGGAAATTAA